The genomic segment ATCTTatattcaagaataaattaaaaataattaaatttgtagTGTTAgggagtaatataaaattatttattaggcTTCACTTAttagcttagttttttttttagtaatatatTATCAGAACTTCAATGACTATGATAtcataaattaactaaaatcttattatttttattctctctaataaaattaaatataatactttttaatatatattttttaaaagaaaaaagttttctaaacttgaaaattataaaatagactaactatttgtttaatttttataatttaatcagataaaataatttgatattatgttgaaaaactattttaattcaaaaggtTAAATTATGATGTgagacttatatatatatatatatatgtgtgtgtgtgtgtgtgtgtgtgtgtgtgggaaCGATAAAAGTAAATATAATCATTGCAAATTGATTAATTAGTTTGATGAATGCAGTTAAATTACCTTCAAAGattaaagtattaaaaatgATTCATTTACATTAGAGAAGTAGTAGTAAGAGAATCTTATGTTCTTAATGTGATCACACTCATCAGCTTTCCTCGGTAAAATCACTTAGGTAGCATAGAGTTTATAAACAATTGTCCGtgtttccattaaaaaaaaaattgttcacataaaattaatcaGGATCAAGAtggtttcaaattaaaataatcaaaaaatataaaaaaattatttgaaaaaaaataaaaaataaaaagaatttaatttgttttaaaaaacttttaaatgtttgttttttcaatcacTCCATGCGTGAAGTCACCACCTGTCATGTCATCGTTAAAACCTAGCAACTTACATTTTGATGACTAATACGGTTATTAGTTTTCTCTTGATATGTATAATAGTCAATATCTTCAGATTGATGCATGCTTCATCCTTTTCCATGAAGTTTCATGTATGGTCGTACCACCGTCCATCCTTCTTCCTTCCATTATCGCGTAGTGATTAGCTGGCCGTGCATCTTTTTGATTCCTCgcgaaaaataaatttgattaaaattgaatCATAGCTTTCTGGTGAAATGGATCCTGATCATCTGCTCATATTTCTCAGGAATCCCAAGGTGATCGGCAAGTTAATATGCATCTCTCCATAGCCAAGTATATATGAGCGATCATTGATCTTCATGTTGAGCTGCGACATGGAGAAAACATCCCTAATGGGTATTATAAGTCAACAACATGATTGATTGATCTGGTTATGGTATAAGAagatattgaataatattttttattaatcaaaaacATTTGAAATACGTAATTTATCAGTTTCTGTTGTTCTCTGTAGACTTTGTCTTATTCATTGAAATTGTAGATGAAGACATAAGAGATCGAAGACAAAATATCAAGTTCTGATGTTAATATGTACATACATGCATAGAACTACCATTAGAAAGTTAGGTTCTTGATCAAAACCGGTTTTGTATACATAATACACGCGTGGTAATAATTGTGAGACAGGAGTTCAAGATCACCAACAGTTTTGACCACCTGAGCCACCGCTCCTCCGCCGCTTCACGGGGAAGACCTGACGGAAACCGCCATGGGTGGTTGCCAAGTGCAACTCCTCCAAAACAACTCCATCTAGCTCAAACTGGTGAATCACCCCACCAGAGCCATCGAACAAGCACTCCTCTGAATACCCACCAGGACCACCCCGCCCAGGCGGCTTAGTTTTCCGGCGGCCGGCTCCAACGGGAACATTTCGAAGGGCCCCACCTGCCGTCCAGTACCTCTGGCAGCCCTTACAGAAATGTCTTGGCTGGTTAACATTGTAGTTGTTGAAGTAACAAAACTTGGTCTCCATGCTCTTGCATCTAGGGCATTGTATGATCTTCTCTGGCCTCTTGTCAATGGttggattttctttgttttgatctTCTTTACTGATTACCTGCCCGTCATGCAGCGTAATTGTTGCGCCGAAGAGCTTGATACCCTCTTCTTGACTAGCCATGATAGAGATAAACAAATCAAGGATATTGAGATCGAGAGAAATGTCAGAGCCTTCTGGGTTAATAATAGCTAAAGCCTAAATCAAGGAGGAAGATGAGAGAGAATATTTAGGTGTAGATAGGGAGGAGGGGGAGGTGCTCATGGTCATGGATGCATATATACATGGTATCAAAAGTGCTAAAAGAATTGTTGAAAACAAAagacataaaatataataaaactcCATGCGACATAGCCGCCAAGAAACAAGGTGGATGGCGTGGGAAAGCTGATGATGAGAGTTTTGTCCACATCATTACTCCACGTCATCAACAGTGGGGTTCAAGAAAGTCCAAGTGGGGGTCCCAGTACAGGCAGGTCGCGTACAGAGCGCCAAGGATaggaataaattaaagagataaaCTTTTGTCCGTAGcgcaatttttttcatatattttaagttttgtagcggatattttttatatgaaaatatattaaaataatatttatttactttttaaaaattaatttttatattaatatattaaaatgatataaaaatataaaaaattcatttaaaaaaaattaattttaaaaaaattcatttgccGAAAACTAAAGGGGTATAGCTCATAAATAAGGACTGAATTGCGCTTTGTCATTTGCCTTTGAAAAGTTGCTTT from the Populus nigra chromosome 9, ddPopNigr1.1, whole genome shotgun sequence genome contains:
- the LOC133703940 gene encoding dof zinc finger protein DOF1.5-like codes for the protein MASQEEGIKLFGATITLHDGQVISKEDQNKENPTIDKRPEKIIQCPRCKSMETKFCYFNNYNVNQPRHFCKGCQRYWTAGGALRNVPVGAGRRKTKPPGRGGPGGYSEECLFDGSGGVIHQFELDGVVLEELHLATTHGGFRQVFPVKRRRSGGSGGQNCW